In the Sedimentisphaera cyanobacteriorum genome, TTACGATTCAAAATTTTCAATTTTTATTTTTTGCTTTCCTGATCATCCCATAAGAGCTGTAATGATAGTTACAATCGGCAGGAACATAGCAAGAACAATCGTTCCTACGATAAGGCCGAGTCCGACAATCATCAAAGGCTCAATAAGAGACATCAGAGAACCTACAAGTACATCCACATCTTCATCGAAGTTGTCTGCAACTTTGTAGAGCATTTTATCGAGATCACCTGTTTCCTCGCCCACATCAATCATATTGACAACGAGCGGGTCAACGGATTTTGTTTTCCTTAGCGGATTTGCGAATGTATCACCCTGCCTGATAGCCACATGCACCTTATCGAGCACGCCGGCATAAATCTCATTGTCAGCTGTGTCTCTCGTGATATTGATTGCGTCGAGAATAGGAACACCTGCGCTGATAAGCGTACCGAGCGTTCTTGTCCAGCGGGCAACACAGATTTTGTATGAAAGAACACCTACGACAGGCAGCCTGAGCTTAATCTTATCAAGAACGAGCCTTCCGAAACGGAATTTGCGTATAAATTTAAGAAAAATCTTGAAGGCTATCGGAAAAGCTATCACATAGACCCAGCCGTACTGGTTTGAGATCCAGTCGCTCAAGTCCATAAGGGCGAGCGTAATTCCGGGCAGCTCTGCCTTTCCGTCGGTCATATCTACAAGCACCTCAGCAAACTGAGGCACGATAAATTTCATCAAACCCAAAAGAATTAAAATAGCTATCGCAAGAACTACAGTAGGGTAGGTAAGAGCACTTTTTACCCTTGATTTGAGCTTTTCAGCAGATTCGTAGAAATCTGCAACACGATTGAGAATAACATCGAGAACACCGCCGAGCTCGCCGGCAGCAATCATATTAACGAAAAGGGTGTCGAAACATTTGTTGTACTTCGCCATAGACTCTGAAAGGCTCAAACCGCCTTCAATATCCTCAGACATAGCAGAAATAATCTTCTTGAGCGGCTTGCCCTTTTTCTGCTGCTCCTCGAGAATCTGGAGAGAGCGCAAAACCGAAAGTCCTGCATCCTGAAGCGTACTGAGCTGCCTTGCGAACTGGGTAACGTCTTTTGTACCGACCCTTTTATTCACACCAAACCGGCCTCTTCGCCGGCTTGTATCCACTTTAACCTTTTTCCCACCGCCTTTGGCCTTTATCTTTGTTGGATAATTGCCCTGATTGCGTATCTTGCTTCCGGCCTCCTTGCTGTTAAGGGCTTCAATTTCGGCCTTGAATTCCTTGCCGTTGGCATCTAAGGCTATATATTCAAAAACTGGCATTTCTCACTCCTTACTCTTCATCAGCAATGGTCTCCTTGACAACTTCTTCAATGGTCGTAAGCCCATCATAGATTGCCCTGAGCCCGCTTTCTCTAAGTAATACCATACCGCCTTTTCTTGCAGAGTTCCTGAGAACGGCAGTTGAGGCGTCATTCATTATCAAATCACGAATTTCATCGTTGAAGGCCATAATTTCAAAAATGCCGAGTCTGCCTTTGTAACCTGTGTTGTTGCAAACATCGCAGCCTCTGCCCCTGTAAAACTTTTTACCCTTCACATCGGAGGGGGTTAGGCCGAGTTCCATAAGCTCTTCTTCGGCCGGCTGATACTCCCTTTTGCAGTTCTGGCATACACGCCTTACAAGACGCTGTGCAACGATAGCCTCTACAGTTGCAGTAACGAGGAATTTCTCGAGGCCGAGGTCCAACAGACGAGCCACAGCACTCGGTGCGTCGTTGGTGTGAACCGTAGTTAAAACGAGGTGTCCTGTTAGGGCAGCTTCAGCAGAGATCTGGGCTGTCTGAAAATCTCGAATCTCACCAACCATTATCACGTCTGGGTCCTGCCTTAAGATTGATCTCAAACAGGCAGGGAACGTGAGGCCGATATCCGTTCTTATCTGAACCTGATGAAGGCCTTCAACATCGTACTCTACCGGATCCTCAGTTGTGATTACCTTTCTTTCAATGCTGTTGAGCTCTTTGAGGCCTGCATAGAGTGTGGTTGTTTTTCCTGAGCCGGTTGGGCCGGTAACGATGACAATCCCGTTCGGCCTTCCGATAACCTGCTCCATAAGATCAACCTCCCTAGGCCCGAGGCCGAGCTCACTCATTGTAAGCTCAATCTGGGAGCGGTCTAAAACACGAAGCACTACGCTCTCGCCGAATACCGTGGGCAGTATGCTCACACGCATATCCACCTGTCGGTTGTTGAGAGTAAGCGAGATACGGCCGTCCTGAGGGAGACGCCTTTCGGAAATATCCAGATCCGCCATTACCTTAACCCTCGAACTGAGAGCTACAGCAATATGCTTAGGCGGAGGAACCATCTCGTAGAGCACCCCGTCAATACGGTAGCGCATGCGGTAGCTCTCTTCAAAAGGCTCGAAGTGTATATCGGAGGCCTTGTCGTTTATCGCCTGAATCAAAACAAGATTCAGCAGCTTCTTAACAGAGCTGGATTCGGCAAGCTCGGAGATCTCGTCGAGGTCGATACTCTCATCGCGGCCTTCCATACTTGTAAGGAAGGAATCCTTCTCGATCTCTCCGATAATTTCGTTTATGTTGCCCTTGTCTTTTGAGTAGTACCTGTCCAGCACCTGATCAAGGGAATTTTTAGATGTAACCACAGCCTTGACATTATAGCCCATCAAACTCTTGAGCTCATCTGTAGCCCTGAAATTGTTCGGGTCGTCTATTGCTATGGTGAGAAGGTTATCTGACTTGCTGAAATCAACAGGAACAATCCTGTAGGAGGCTGCCATTTGTGCCGGAATAGTGCTGGCCACCTCGTCGCTGAGCTCCATCCCTTCAATCTCGCTGTATTCCATTCCCCTCTGCGCGGCCAATGCTACGTTCAGCTGCTGCTGGGTAATGTGCCCCTGGGATATCAGGATCTGCCCAAGCTTTTGCCCCGCCATCTCGGACTTCTGCAGCTTGATGCATTCATGCAGAACATTCCTCGTAAGGATGCCCTTCTTTATAAGGACCCTTCCAAGGTATCTACCCCTGAGTTGATCTAATGGGACTTCTTTAGCCATAATTAGCTTTCTCCGTCTTCTTTGCGAAACTCGAGCATTATTGAAGCTCTAACATTAATATAACACTGAAAAACCGCATTACAAGCAATAAAAAGGTTAGACACTTAGTAATTGAAACAGCCTCTTTGTATAGAATGCGGATTTGGGCTTTTGAAACATCCAAATTTTGGGCGTCTCAGGCCTGGCCGAGAGTCTGCATTTCTCCAATGATCGGCCCCATTTTTGCGTGGTCGGGGTCTTTGGGGAAGTTTTCCCTTGCCTTCTTGAGCATCTCTGCGGGGTTTCTGGATTTGTCAACCAGCTCCATAAGGGAAATCTGCCCCTTCTGATAAAGCTCCCATAAGTGGTCGTCAAGAAGCCTCATACCCAGATTGCGGCATGTCTGTATGGTTGATTCAATCCTATAGGTCTTATTTTCCCTGATAAGGTTTGAAATAGCTGGAGTAACAAGCATAAACTCGTATGCCGCTACCCTGCCTTTTGCATTCTTAACCGGACAAAGCGTTTGAGAAAGCACGGCAATAAGGTTGGTACTGAGCTGCACCCTGATCATTTCCTGCTGATTGGTAGGGAAGGCATCAATAATCCTGTTTACAGTTCCCTGACAGCCGGTGGTGTGAAGCGTTCCAAATACCAAGTGTCCAGTCTCTGCGGCACTTATAGCAGCCTCGATTGTATCGAGATCGCGAAGCTCACCTACGAGAATAACATCGGGGTCCTGACGCAGAGATCTCTTCAGTGCCTCAGCAAAAGTGGGCACATCAAGCCCTACCTCACGCTGGTTTATAACCGCCCTTTTGTGGTTATGATAATACTCAATCGGCTCTTCCACAGTAATGATATGTGTATCAAGATTTTCGTTGATATAGTTAATCATACTTGCAAGCGTTGTCGTTTTACCCGAACCAGTTGGGCCGGTAACGAGGAACAGGCCTCTCGGGCGTCTGCAAAGGCTGGCAGTTGGGCCGGGGAGGCCAATCTGATCAAATGATAAAAACTTTGAGGGAATCAGACGAAGAACCATCGAAATATTGCTCTTCTGCCTGAAAACCGCCACACGGAAACGACCGTAATCGCCGAAAGCGAAACCAAAATCGCAGCTTCCGTCTTCCTGAAGCTGCTGCTGATTTTTCTCCGGCGTAATACTTTTCATAAGGGCTGTAGTGTCCTCAGAATCCAGCACTTTTGTATCCAGTGATTTGAGCGATCCGCTGATACGAAGTGTCGGCGGGCGGCCTACGACAATATGTATATCTGAGCCCCCCATTCTGATACAAGCATCAAGTAACCTGTCAATTTGTATAGTTGCCATTTATGTAAATCCTGTAATTTTATAATGATATTATAAATAATTTTTTATTCGATAACAATCTCGTCGCTCTGCGCAACTCTGGCCACCTCTTCGGGCGTTGTGTAGCCTGAGAAGATCTTCTTAATCCCGTCTTCAACCAGAGGCCTCATCCCGCTTGAAAGGGCAGCTTTTCGAAGCTCCTGAGTAGGAGCGCAGGCAAACGCAAGCTCTCTCAATTCTGTATTCATTTCGAGCATTTCGAAAATAGCCATACGCCCCTTATAGCCTGTGCCGTTGCACCTGCTGCAGCCTTTTCCTTTGTATATTGGTTTTTCTTTGAAGTCTTCATTTTGAATGTTCAATGCACGAAGGTATCTTGAATCGGGTTCATGGTCAACCTCCTTGCATTCAGAGCAAATCCTTCTTACAAGCCTCTGAGCCATAATGGCCTGTATCGAACTTGCCACGAGGAAAGGCTTAACGCCCATGTCAATCAAACGAGCTACAGCACTTGAGGCATCGTTTGTATGGAGTGTACTGAATACCAAGTGTCCTGTGAGAGCTGCCTGAATGGCGATATCAGCCACCTCGCCGTCTCGAATCTCACCAACAAGAATAACATTCGGCGACTGCCTCAGCATAGAACGCAGGATAGTGGAAAAATCAAGTTTGATTTCCGTATTAACCTGACACTGATTTATTCCGCCTACCATATACTCAACAGGGTCTTCAGCGGTAATAATCTTCTTATCCGGACGGTTAAGCTCTTTCAGAGCTGAGTAGAGCGTAGTTGTTTTACCAGAACCCGTTGGGCCGGTAACAAGGAAAATACCGTTCGGCCTCTTGATAATTTTTTCAAATCTGCCGTAAAGCTCGTCATCAAACCCGAGTGCCTGAATACCGATATTAACATTATCCGGACGCAGAATACGAAGAACAATGCTCGGGCCGTGATACCCGGGAAGGCAGGATACACGAAAATCGATCTGCGTTCCTTTGTACTCCCTCTTAATACGGCCGTCCTGAGGAATCCTTCTTTCCGCAATATCCATATTGGAAAGAATCTTGAAACGGGCAATCAGCGGATTCTGCATATTCTTGGGCACATCGCTTCGCTCTATGCACACGCCGTCGATTCTGTAGCGAATACGCACCCTTGAGGCCATTGATTCAATATGAATATCCGAAGCCCCCATATTAACCGCTTCATCAATAATCAGATTAGCAAGCTTGATTACAGGCCCGTCATCATCGGCCTGCTCGGCATTGCCTGCAATCTTGATTGTGCTTTCAATTGTCTCGCCCTCTTCGAAGAGGTCTTCAGTAGCCTTATCGATGCTGTCTCGTATTACATCTGTAGCCTTATTGATGTATTCCCGAATTCGAGTTGGACTGCCTACATAACATTCGAGGTCTTTGTTGAATTTGAAGCGGAGCGTGTCGAGAGCCTCGAGATTTCGAGGGTCTGAGATGATTATTTTCATTTTTCCGTTCTCTTCGCCGAACGGGATTGCCTGTAGGGATTTTACGATGTCCTTGGGGAGATAAGTCTCTACGTTTTCAGGGAGCCTGATCTGATCGAAATCGGCGTATTTCATTCCTGCCTGCTTGGCAAGAGCCGAAGCCACATCATCCTCGGTTACCGCGCCCATTTCTACAAGAACCTCGCCTGTAAGCCGGTCTGTCTTTTGAGCAGTTTTTACTGCTTTTGCCAGAGGCAGCTTATCAACGAGATTCCTACCGTAAAGAATTTCTCCAATTCTTTTTTTCTTAGCCATTGGATTTATGCCTGAATTGAATCATTAACAAAATTAAAGCCTGCATTTTTGGAATTATATAAAGGCTTTGTTTTTAGTCAAACAAAGCTATAAAAATTCTCTGCGGAGTACGTCAATACCAGTAAGCGCTGCTCTAAGCCTGCATCCTTTCCTTCCTCCCGGGTAGAACAGCTTCCGGACAACACATTTTTCTTTAGAAGCAACGCAGATATATACCGTCCCGACCGGTTTTTGTTCAGTCCCGCCAGAAGGGCCGGCAACCCCGGAAACAGAGACAGAAAAATCTGCCGCAGAGATTTTCAGTGCATTTTCGGCCATCTCACGTACTGTCTGCTCGCTCACTGCCCCGTACTGCTTTAGAGTGTCCGGGCATACACCGAGCCTTTCGGATTTTGCCTCATTTGAATAGCTAACCCAGCCGATTTGGAAACAGCCGCTGGAACCGGGAACATCGGTGAGCAGTTTGGCAATCAGCCCGCCCGTGCAGGACTCAGCTGTGGTTACAGTTTTGCCGGCATCCAGCAGCCTTCGAACTGCGGCTTCCGGAAGACTTATATCCTCATCTGCATACACGTATTCGCCCAGAAGAGATTTCGCCTTATCCACTGAGTTACTAAGCAAATCTTCGGCTTCCTTCGATCCTGCCCTTGCAAGAAACGAAAGAGTTATAACGTATTCTTTTACCGTACAGTTGATCTCTGGGTTTGCGCCTCTGTCCATCATATCGCCCAGCAGCTCGGCTACGCTCGATTCTCCAAGGCCAAAAACTTTGAGAACTCTTCTATCAGCAAAGGCTTGGCCTGAAATCTCAGGGGCTATATGCTGCTCAAACATCGCCTTCATCTCAGAGGGTACGCCCGGGAGCGAATAGACAGCGAATGAACCGGAAGAAATCTTTATGCCCGGGGCCGTTCCGTTATTATTCAAAAGAGGCTGACTGCCCTCAGGGATGTATGCCTGCACTGAGTTTATCTCGCTCATCCTGCGGCGTCGCTTTTGAAAATAACTTTCGATATGAGCAAAAAGGCTGTCTTTGTAAACAAGCGGTCTTCCAGTCCAAACAGATAGAGCATCACGAGTAATATCATCTTTGGTTGGGCCTAGGCCCCCGGTTATTATGCAGATATCAGAAAACCTTGAGGCATAATCTAAGGCCTCCGCCAGAGCCCAATGTTCATCCGGGAGCTTCATTGAAAGCGAAAGCTCAAAATTTAAGTCTATCAGCTTTTCCTTAAGCCATTCGGAATTGCTGTCATAACAGCTGCCGTTAATGAGTTCGTTTCCTACAGATATTATCGCCGCTTTTTTCATAATAAAATAAAAAAAAGCTCCGCGGCCGGAAGGCCGTCGAAGCCCTGCAATTCAAACTTAGAGCCTTCTAATCGCCGGAAACCTTGTTTTTCATCATTCTTCCCGGCTTAAATTTAACAGTCCTTTTCGAAGGCACCTGAACTTTCTCAAGAGTTTTAGGATTCTGAGCTACTCTATGAGCCCTGTTTTTAGTTTCAAACACACCGAAATCACGAAACTCGAGCCTGTTGCCCTGTTCGAGCTCTTCCACAATTTCATCAAGGAATGTCTGCACTACAACCTTGACCGCAACTCTTTTTTCGCCAGTCTTTTCTGCTATTCTGTCAATCAACTCTTTTTTGGTGACGGTATTCATTAGACCCTCTTCAGTAATGTATGATCTTAAAATCAGCCATCTTTTCTTCTACAAAGCCAAACGCGGCAAGTAACTATAACGTAAAGACTTCCATTCAGCAAGTTAAAAATTCAACTTTTAATCAAGCTTTTTGTGTATATTTTAGCTTAGCGGATTTTAAGAGGTTTTTTTCGCTTAGTAAACAGTTTTCTGAAACATCTTCTTGAGGGAAAAGCGATATGCAAATTCGCAGAAAGCCTATCCGCACAGTTGAATTTGAGTTTAAAGATTAAAAACTCACGCCGCCGTCAGCGTCTTTCTGCGGGGGCTTTTCAACCTTACGGCATACAATCCTTCTTTCGCCAAGCATCGTTCCGTTAGCGTAAATCTGGAAGCGGTATTCCCCGGGTTCAGGGAAAACAACACCCTGCATTTTCAGGGCAAGGGTGAGAATGTGTCTTACATCTCGAAATTCGACAGTTTTTTTCTGATTAAACAGGACTTTGTCGTCTTCTTCCAAGTCAACAAGAACTATCTCTACTTCCGTCTGTCCGTGGCCGTTAGTAAGTTCGCAGAAAAACACCAGCTCGGAATGACGCAATGGGAAATTTACAGAATTTACTACCTGCACGATATTTATAATACTCGGCATACCGGATATTCGGTCAAAAATCACCCTGTCGCAGGTAATCGCCGAAAGCATAACTGGAGGTACTTCTGACATTATGAATCCATCCATTTAAAATTAAAAATCAGGGGCAGAATAACCTTAAAAATCAAGTTTATTCTAACATAAAGCTGCTGATTAACAAGTTAATAATGCCTATTGGCAACAGGGTTAAGCCATTCGCAGGCGAAACATTTTAACTTATTTAAAATTCCATTTCGCTCTCGAGGAATCCAGTATCAATTTGGTTGTTCCTGTATGAGGGGTGATCAATTATCTGGAGCGAAGCAGGTATTGTAGTTTTGATCGGAGCTATACGGAATTCCTGCAAGGCGCGTTTCATAGTAGCAAGAGCCGTTTCCCTGTCGGGCTGGTGAACGAGCAGCTTTGCAATCATAGAATCATAATTCGGCGAGATAAAATCCCCCTGCTTGAGGAAAGTTTCCACACGTACGCCAAAACCGCCCGGCACAAAAAACTCATCTATAGGCCCGGGGCTGGGGCGAAATTCATCTGGGGATTCTCAGCGTTTATCCTGCACTCTATCGCGCATCCCTCAAGCTTTATATCATCCTGAGATACCGGCAGGGGCAGTCCCGCTGCCACAAGTATCTGATGCTTGATAAGGTCTTGGCCCGTAACAAGCTCAGAAACAGGGTGCTCAACCTGTATCCTGGTATTAACTTCAATAAAGTAGAAGTTGTTATCCTTGTCGAGGAGGAATTCAATTGTAGCAGCGTTGTGGTAGTTCGCCTCTTTCAGCAGTCTCTTTGCGGCTTCGCAGAGCTTTTCCCTTGTTTCAGGCTTAATCACCGGACATGGAGCTTCTTCGATTAGCTTCTGATGCCTTCTCTGGACAGAGCAGTCTCGTTCGTAGAAGTGAACCACATTTCCGTAAGTATCCGCCAATGCCTGCACCTCAACGTGCCTGGGGCGTTCGATGAACTTCTCTATGTAAACCTCATCATTCTTGAAGGCAATCTCCGCCTCGCTTTTTGCAGCAGTAAGGGCATTTTTCAGGTTCAGGTCGTTGTGAACAACCCTCATTCCCCTGCCGCCTCCGCCTGCGGAAGCCTTTACTATAACTGGAAATCCAATCTCTTTTGCAAGCTCGAAAGCCTGAGCCTCAGATTCAATCGCCCCATCAGAGCCCGGAACAACGGGCACATCGGCCTTCAAGGCAATCTCTCTTGCCTTTACCTTATCCCCAAGCTGCTTCATAGATTCCGGCGATGGGCCGATAAATGTAATCCCGCAGTCTGCGCATATCTCGGCAAACTCCGCATTCTCTGCAAGAAATCCGTAGCCGGGATGAATCGCATCAACATCTGTTATTTCCGCTGCGCTTATAATAGCCTGCACATTCAGATAGCTTTTAGCAGGCTGGGCAGGACCGATACAAACTGCATGGTCTGCGAACTTAACATAGGAGGCGTTTCTATCCGCCTCTGAAAACACTGCTACAGATTCTATACCAAGCTCTTTACAGGCACGAATTACCCGAAGGGCAACCTCGCCCCTGTTTGCAATCAAAATTCTTGAAAACATATCGAAAGCCCTTCTTAGTCGGGTTTAACCTTAAACAGCTCCTGTCCGTACTCAACTGATTCGCCGTTGGATACAAGAACCTTTTCTATAACCCCGGAGGTTTCCGCCTTGATTTCATTCATCACTTTCATCGCCTCAACGATGCAAACCACAGTTTCGGGGGTTACCCTGTCGCCAACCTTAACAAATGGTTCGGCATCCGGACTCGCCGCTGTGTAGAAAGTTCCCACAATCGGGCTGGAAACAGCATCCATACCGGCATCGTCCTGCTGAGAGCTTCCGAGATTTGCCTGCTCCTGCTGGGCAGGTGCCTGAGGCTGGGCAGACTGGGGCTGCTGCGGGGCAGTATTCACAAACTGAGGCGGCATTTGCTGCACAATCCTTTCAGACTGCGGTTCCGGCCTGCGCAAATGAATTGTTTTTTCTTCGTCTTTTACTTTTATCTCTACAAGCTCGTTTGTTTTCATCATTTTCACGAGCTCCCTAACGACCTTTACATCGTCTCTGTTAATTTTCTCTGACATAATAAAGCCTTTCAATTTTAACGAGGTAAACCGTTGCGGAATTATAGCCAAATATTAAGTTCGTTCAAACAAAATCAATACAAGCAGCTATACGGCTGTTAATTTAATCCTCAGTGAAACAAAAAATTAAAAATCGGCAAATCTTCAGGCCAAATGAGCCTTTAATTATTGAAATAACTCTCTTCTTACGGATAATAAAACGACAATTGTCTTTCTAAGAGGAATTGAAAATGATAGCAGTAACAGGCGCCGCAGGATTTATAGGTTCCTGCCTTATAGCAGAGCTCAACAGACGGGGCGTTGAGGACATTTTAGCTATAGATGAATTGGGCTGTGATGAAAAATGGAAAAATCTCAGGCAACTCAAAATAAAAGATTATATAGAAAAGGACGATTTCTTAAGTCTTATTCTTGATGATGATATTTCTTTACGGAAAAACATATCGGCTGTTTTGCATATGGGTGCTTGTTCCAGCACAACAGAAACCAACTGCTCCTATTTGATAAATAACAATTTCAAATACAGCAAAATTCTTTGCAAATGGGCGATAGAAAATGCTGTCCGTTTTGTATATGCCTCCAGCGCTGCCACTTACGGCAGCGGGGCAAGCGGTTTCAGCGATGAACACAGCCTGCTGAATTCCCTTGAGCCGCTGAATATGTACGGCTATTCTAAACACCTATTTGATAAGTGGGCTCTTGCCGGAGGAGCACTGAACTTTATAGCAGGATTTAAATACTTTAATGTATTCGGCCCAAACGAATACCATAAGGGCTCTATGAGAAGCTTTGTTTTGAAGGCCTATGAGCAGATAAGGGATACCGGCAAGGTTCGGCTTTTCAAAAGCGAAAGCCCCGATTACGGCCACGGCGAGCAGCTTAGAGACTTCGTTTACGTAAAAGACGTAACTGCTATGACACTTTTCGCACTGGAACGCAGGAACGTAAACGGGATATTCAATGCAGGCACTGGGGAGGCAAAGAGCTGGAACAGGCTAGCCAAGGCGGTGTTTTCCGCAATGAACAAAGAGCCAGAAATTGAATACATTGATATGCCGGATCATCTAAAAGGCAAATATCAGTATTATACTAAGGCTGATATGAGAAAACTCAGAAATGCCGGCTACAATAATGATACTGCCGAATTTGAAGAGGCTGTAAGAGACTGCGTACAAAATTACCTTCAGAAAGGGAACTATTATCACAGCTAAAAAGAAAAAACAGCATCCATACACCAACGATGCAAAAAAATACCTCGCTAAAAGAGGCTATAAAACCGAAGAGCTGGGAACTAAAGAGCTTGAAGCAGTATTAGACCACGTTCGAACGCATTTGCAGGAAAAAATAGCCTTCTGGATTCTCGGCGTTTCAATTTTACTTCTGATTCCGATACTTTATTTCAGTCTTAATATGATAGAGCACAGAGTAGCTTCGGTAAATACAGAAGACGCTCTGCTTTATATTACAGTAACTGATTCAAGTGAGGTAAGTTATCAGCCTCAGCAGATTCAGGCGATGTTAGGCTATTATACCAAAGAGTGTATTATGTTCGGCTTTTACTCCGGACTCGGGATTGCCTTTATACTTCTGCTCTTGGCCTCTATGCAAAGCAGGAGATCGAGGCGTAAATTCATAGAGGCACTGCTTCCGGAGAAAGAACAAGAAAATTCAGGAGGCAAATCTGAGCTCAGCAAAGAACAAGACGATAAAGCTTGAAACGTGCGAACAGAAGGAGCTGTATAAGCGTGTTGAAACGCTCAGCAGACTCGCCGATGAAAATGAACTGAAAGGCAAGACATTTCATCAAAGCATTTTTGAAGTGAGCAGATTTCTGCCTCAAGGATTTGTTGACCTTTTAATCGCAGACCCGCCCTACAATATGAGCA is a window encoding:
- a CDS encoding type II secretion system F family protein, whose translation is MPVFEYIALDANGKEFKAEIEALNSKEAGSKIRNQGNYPTKIKAKGGGKKVKVDTSRRRGRFGVNKRVGTKDVTQFARQLSTLQDAGLSVLRSLQILEEQQKKGKPLKKIISAMSEDIEGGLSLSESMAKYNKCFDTLFVNMIAAGELGGVLDVILNRVADFYESAEKLKSRVKSALTYPTVVLAIAILILLGLMKFIVPQFAEVLVDMTDGKAELPGITLALMDLSDWISNQYGWVYVIAFPIAFKIFLKFIRKFRFGRLVLDKIKLRLPVVGVLSYKICVARWTRTLGTLISAGVPILDAINITRDTADNEIYAGVLDKVHVAIRQGDTFANPLRKTKSVDPLVVNMIDVGEETGDLDKMLYKVADNFDEDVDVLVGSLMSLIEPLMIVGLGLIVGTIVLAMFLPIVTIITALMG
- a CDS encoding GspE/PulE family protein, with product MAKEVPLDQLRGRYLGRVLIKKGILTRNVLHECIKLQKSEMAGQKLGQILISQGHITQQQLNVALAAQRGMEYSEIEGMELSDEVASTIPAQMAASYRIVPVDFSKSDNLLTIAIDDPNNFRATDELKSLMGYNVKAVVTSKNSLDQVLDRYYSKDKGNINEIIGEIEKDSFLTSMEGRDESIDLDEISELAESSSVKKLLNLVLIQAINDKASDIHFEPFEESYRMRYRIDGVLYEMVPPPKHIAVALSSRVKVMADLDISERRLPQDGRISLTLNNRQVDMRVSILPTVFGESVVLRVLDRSQIELTMSELGLGPREVDLMEQVIGRPNGIVIVTGPTGSGKTTTLYAGLKELNSIERKVITTEDPVEYDVEGLHQVQIRTDIGLTFPACLRSILRQDPDVIMVGEIRDFQTAQISAEAALTGHLVLTTVHTNDAPSAVARLLDLGLEKFLVTATVEAIVAQRLVRRVCQNCKREYQPAEEELMELGLTPSDVKGKKFYRGRGCDVCNNTGYKGRLGIFEIMAFNDEIRDLIMNDASTAVLRNSARKGGMVLLRESGLRAIYDGLTTIEEVVKETIADEE
- a CDS encoding type IV pilus twitching motility protein PilT, yielding MATIQIDRLLDACIRMGGSDIHIVVGRPPTLRISGSLKSLDTKVLDSEDTTALMKSITPEKNQQQLQEDGSCDFGFAFGDYGRFRVAVFRQKSNISMVLRLIPSKFLSFDQIGLPGPTASLCRRPRGLFLVTGPTGSGKTTTLASMINYINENLDTHIITVEEPIEYYHNHKRAVINQREVGLDVPTFAEALKRSLRQDPDVILVGELRDLDTIEAAISAAETGHLVFGTLHTTGCQGTVNRIIDAFPTNQQEMIRVQLSTNLIAVLSQTLCPVKNAKGRVAAYEFMLVTPAISNLIRENKTYRIESTIQTCRNLGMRLLDDHLWELYQKGQISLMELVDKSRNPAEMLKKARENFPKDPDHAKMGPIIGEMQTLGQA
- a CDS encoding GspE/PulE family protein, encoding MAKKKRIGEILYGRNLVDKLPLAKAVKTAQKTDRLTGEVLVEMGAVTEDDVASALAKQAGMKYADFDQIRLPENVETYLPKDIVKSLQAIPFGEENGKMKIIISDPRNLEALDTLRFKFNKDLECYVGSPTRIREYINKATDVIRDSIDKATEDLFEEGETIESTIKIAGNAEQADDDGPVIKLANLIIDEAVNMGASDIHIESMASRVRIRYRIDGVCIERSDVPKNMQNPLIARFKILSNMDIAERRIPQDGRIKREYKGTQIDFRVSCLPGYHGPSIVLRILRPDNVNIGIQALGFDDELYGRFEKIIKRPNGIFLVTGPTGSGKTTTLYSALKELNRPDKKIITAEDPVEYMVGGINQCQVNTEIKLDFSTILRSMLRQSPNVILVGEIRDGEVADIAIQAALTGHLVFSTLHTNDASSAVARLIDMGVKPFLVASSIQAIMAQRLVRRICSECKEVDHEPDSRYLRALNIQNEDFKEKPIYKGKGCSRCNGTGYKGRMAIFEMLEMNTELRELAFACAPTQELRKAALSSGMRPLVEDGIKKIFSGYTTPEEVARVAQSDEIVIE
- a CDS encoding competence/damage-inducible protein A, whose product is MKKAAIISVGNELINGSCYDSNSEWLKEKLIDLNFELSLSMKLPDEHWALAEALDYASRFSDICIITGGLGPTKDDITRDALSVWTGRPLVYKDSLFAHIESYFQKRRRRMSEINSVQAYIPEGSQPLLNNNGTAPGIKISSGSFAVYSLPGVPSEMKAMFEQHIAPEISGQAFADRRVLKVFGLGESSVAELLGDMMDRGANPEINCTVKEYVITLSFLARAGSKEAEDLLSNSVDKAKSLLGEYVYADEDISLPEAAVRRLLDAGKTVTTAESCTGGLIAKLLTDVPGSSGCFQIGWVSYSNEAKSERLGVCPDTLKQYGAVSEQTVREMAENALKISAADFSVSVSGVAGPSGGTEQKPVGTVYICVASKEKCVVRKLFYPGGRKGCRLRAALTGIDVLRREFL
- a CDS encoding HU family DNA-binding protein; the protein is MNTVTKKELIDRIAEKTGEKRVAVKVVVQTFLDEIVEELEQGNRLEFRDFGVFETKNRAHRVAQNPKTLEKVQVPSKRTVKFKPGRMMKNKVSGD
- a CDS encoding DUF6941 family protein, producing MSEVPPVMLSAITCDRVIFDRISGMPSIINIVQVVNSVNFPLRHSELVFFCELTNGHGQTEVEIVLVDLEEDDKVLFNQKKTVEFRDVRHILTLALKMQGVVFPEPGEYRFQIYANGTMLGERRIVCRKVEKPPQKDADGGVSF
- the accB gene encoding acetyl-CoA carboxylase biotin carboxyl carrier protein; protein product: MSEKINRDDVKVVRELVKMMKTNELVEIKVKDEEKTIHLRRPEPQSERIVQQMPPQFVNTAPQQPQSAQPQAPAQQEQANLGSSQQDDAGMDAVSSPIVGTFYTAASPDAEPFVKVGDRVTPETVVCIVEAMKVMNEIKAETSGVIEKVLVSNGESVEYGQELFKVKPD
- the rfaD gene encoding ADP-glyceromanno-heptose 6-epimerase, with amino-acid sequence MIAVTGAAGFIGSCLIAELNRRGVEDILAIDELGCDEKWKNLRQLKIKDYIEKDDFLSLILDDDISLRKNISAVLHMGACSSTTETNCSYLINNNFKYSKILCKWAIENAVRFVYASSAATYGSGASGFSDEHSLLNSLEPLNMYGYSKHLFDKWALAGGALNFIAGFKYFNVFGPNEYHKGSMRSFVLKAYEQIRDTGKVRLFKSESPDYGHGEQLRDFVYVKDVTAMTLFALERRNVNGIFNAGTGEAKSWNRLAKAVFSAMNKEPEIEYIDMPDHLKGKYQYYTKADMRKLRNAGYNNDTAEFEEAVRDCVQNYLQKGNYYHS